TGCAGATCAATAATTTCGGAAAAGGCGGCCTTGGCGGAGATCCGATTCTTGGGCTCGTGCAGGCGGGTGCTGCAACAGGTGGCGATCCGACTTATTTGGGACGAGATAACGCCTACATGCTGACACTGCCTGACGGAATCACCGCTTGGAGCGGCATGTTCTTATGGGAACCGATTGCCGGCGCGTTTGAAGGAGCCTATGCAGACGGCGATTACGATGCGGGCATCATTTATCATGAGTATTCCCATGCGTTATCAAATCGCCTTGTTGCAGGCGGGGAATCGCTCGGCAGCCATCAAGCGAGTTCCATGGGCGAAGGCTGGGGCGATTGGTTCGGCATGCACTATTTAGTGAAAAATGGTCTGCAGGATGAGCCGGTTGTCGGCGCTTACGTAACAGATAACGCTGAACGGGGAATCCGAAACTGGTCGCTTGCTGACGCGCCAATTAATTACGGAAACATTGGATATGATATTGTCGGTCCTGAAGTTCATGCGGACGGTGATATCTGGGCTGCCATTCTATGGCATGTCCGGGAAGAACTGATTGCGGCCTTCGGAAAAGAAGAAGCTGAAAAGGCACTTGAACAGCTGGTTATGGATGCGATGCCGATTTCTGCACCGAATCCATCGATGGCCGATATGCGCACCGCTATTCTCACTGCCGATATTGAGCGTTACGGCAGCAAGTACAGTGAAGTCTTATGGTCGGCTTTCGCGCACCGGGGTCTTGGTGATGATGCGGTTTCCCTCGGTGGGGACGATACCGATCCAAAACCGGCGTTCAATCACCCGAACGAGGCTTTCAATGGACAGCTCTTAGGCCGAATCGTCAATGAGCAGACAAATAAACCAGTTGAAGATGCCAGAATCTTCATTGGACAATACGAAGCTCGTTCCACTCCTGCCGTGACGACATCCGGTAAAGGCGGCTTTGCTCTTGATTTGGCAGAAGGGACATATGACATCACAATTCAAGCTAAAGGATACGGATCCCGTACCATTGAAGACGTGATCATTAAAGCCGGCGATAAGAAACGCTGGAACTTAAAACTGGCACCGAACATTGCCTCTTCCTTTAACGGTGCTTCGATTGCATCAGTATCAGATGCATCTGCCAGCAATCCGGTCAAATTGGCTATTGATGACACAGAGGCAAGTGTATATGCTTCCGAAGCCAAAGCAGACGGATTCACCGGCGCTGAGTTCACCGTTGACCTTGCCGGTGATGAACCGCTAGAAATTACACATTTGAATATCAGCGCGATGAAAGACGTGGCAAAAGCCCGGTTTGCAACCGTCAAAGATTTTGAAGTGCAAGCTTCTGTCGATGGCCAAAACTGGACAACTATTCTTGAGGACAGCTTCACAGCCGGCAAGCCGCGACCTGCTACTCCGGATTTGGATTATCAGGATTATGGACTTGCACAGCCTACGCAGGCTACTCAATTGAAATTCATCGCGGAAACTGCGCAAAATGATACACTCGGGTATATCCAAGTAGCGGAACTTCAGGCGTTCACTTCCGACAAAGCAAAAATCACGCCGCTGGATCTGCCGCCGGAAAAACCATTCACAGCTAGCGGAACGATCTCTTTAGGCAATGCAGGGACAGGCATTGGTACGCTTGCTGGAGCAGACGATGTGTCGCTGGCAGTCACACAAAATGAGTTCGTGTCAACTCAAAATCCTGAGCCTGCTTCCCAAGGTGTCGACGGTTATGTGCTGACATTGCCTGCACAATATGCAGATGGCATCCATAACTTCTCGGTCAAAGGCACAAGCGCAAGCGGTCACGATCTAGATATCTTCTTCTACGATGCCGATTTCCAGGTGATCGGCAGTATTGCCACCTCTGCTGCTGATGAGGCAGGTGTCGTACCTGGCGGAACAAAATATATCTACGTCGGTCTTTACAGCGGTGCAGATACAAGCTTTGAAGTGAATGTGACAAGCCCTTACTAAACAATCACTGATTTGTGGTCTTGGAAGACCAGGAATACCGGAAGCCACAGCAATCTGCTGTGGCTTCTTGTACTGTCTGCAGCAAATCCGCTTATGAAATTTAGGTTAAAAGAAACTCGTCCGTAGAAAGGGGTTAGAAAGAAATAATCCTTTCCATTGTTTATCGGTCTTCTATTATGGAAAGACAGATAGTAAGACAAAAATTCAGGGAGGTACCACAATGGCTCACGAACATCATCAGGAAATTCTGGACGCGCTGCATCAGTGTCTCGTTGACTGCAACATCTGTTTCAACGAATGCCTGAATGACAAAGAACATGCCGATCATCTGACCGATGCGATCCGACTCGCTCGTGATTGCGCCGATACCTGTTCATTTGCAGAGCAATTGGTGACCCGAAATTCACAGTTCCACGAAAAATTCTTACAATTCTGCGCTGAAGTCTGTGACGCGTGTGCAAAAGCTTGTGATCATCACGGAGCAATGGACCACTGCAAGGCATGTGTGGAATCTTGCCGGAAATGTGCGGAAGTTTGCAGAAAGTACGTTTAATGTTGCCAACGGACAGGAGTGTTTCTAATCCTGTCCTTTTTTAGTTTGGCCGTCCATCAAATCGATGATTCAACCTCATTCCATGCGCTTGATTAGTTCATCAGTGTTAATTTTGGCTTATCTACGAATGTTCACTTGATTAGAGCAGGCGTTATCTATCATCCTGTTGCTGCCTAACAGAGGCTGTCAGCAACAGGCCGAATTTCATCTTTGGAAGAAATCTTCTATCTGGAGCTCACTTATAAAAAAAGACCGCAGACAGCCGGGTGTAGCCAGGCGTTATCTGCAGTCTCTACTTTCCCCGGAAAAGGTCACTTGCGAAAGCAACGCTCTTTCATTACTTTACTTCTTGTTCTTCATCAACCGATGCCATGAAATCTCCGCAGGCTTTCATCATTTCCTGTCCTTCCGGAGAATGCATAGCCTTCATCATGCCTGCCATTCCTTCGCTTTCCATCATGTTCATCATGCCTGTGTCGCTGGCATTCATCATACTCGATCCGCCACTGGCAAACCCGGTCGTTCCCGTTACCAATAGCGTCGACAAAGCGAACGAAAAGACTAAGGGTGCTTTTTTTAGCTTCATTTTTCTCCCTCCTCTCATCTTTGCAAGTTCAGTGTATCTAATAAAATTGGAGAATTTGTGAAGATTGAGTTGATTTCATTTTTCAGTTGGTACCAGAGCCTTTTATTTACACAGATTAAACGGATCATTTCAATCACCGGTTTCGTCTAATGTGTATATAATTTCATTGACTACATCAGCGACTGGCAGACTGCCATCGATTATAAGGTCGGAATTGGATCTAATCGTTTCCAGCATTTCAAGATAACCTCTTCTGCCATAGGAGATATACTGTTCCATATCAATCAGTAGTTCCTTACTGGAACTATTCTTATGATCTCTTGTCATCCGGCGTACCAGCGCTATATCCAATGGCGTATCCACAAACACTGCCAAATCAATGAATTTACGGGCTTGAGAATGCTTGTAGGCAAAAGGAAAATCCATGACTATAAAATCATGGCATTCAGCAAGTGCCTTTCTTAAATCTTCGATCAGTGGGGTTAAATCCCACTCCTCATAGTCGGAACCATTGCTTACCCATGTCGGAATGTCACTAGGACCATCAAGATCATACTCGTCAAAAAAGAGAGCCTTGGAATTCATTAGTTTTTTATTCAACTGCTCGGTTATAGTTGTTTTGCCACCGCCGGATACAGCCGCAATTGAAACGACGAACGGTTTCTTTGCCTCTGTCATATTCCTCTCTCCTCTATATAAGTTTCACCCTAAGAATTGACGTTACTGAATTAGGAATTCTCTGTATTAGTTATACTCTTTACTATATGTTCGCAATATGTAAATTTAACGAATAATTGAATATGATATAATTAAATCAAGACAAAACCTGCAAGCTACGGGTTGTGAGCGGCCAATGAAACACTACAAAGAGTATTTTAAAACAAAATGTGATGACTTACTAGCAGATTGGACAATGGCCAATACGTGTTTGCATGTATGCAATCGTGACAAATCAAAAATGTCGCATGGATAATCAAAGCTCCATGAGACATTTAGGAAAAGACGTAACGTATCGCTAGGCATTGGCGCAATGAGCTGTATCAAATATATAATACTTTCAGTTCGCAGGAAAAGTGGTATCCGCTTATGGAGAAGTTTAAAGAGATTCACACGTTAAAAAGTAAACTTGAACAGCACCGGCCACTTCAGCAAGCAACTGTGAAAAACCTCCGGGAAGTCTATCGCATGGAATGGACTTACCATTCCAATGCAATCGAAGGCAATACATTATCTTCCCTTAAAATGAAAGTGATTCTCGAAGACGGATTAACAGTCGGCGGTAAAAGGTTGCAGGAGCACTTAGAAGTGATTAACCATGCAGAAGCCATTGGTTTTGTTGAAAAGCTGGTTCAAAAACAAGTTCCGCTAAATGAACAGGTCCTTAAAGAAATTCATTATTTGCTCCTGAAAAGTATTGATAATGAAAACGCGGGTACTTATCGTTCCGTCAACGTCAGAATTAAAGAGAGCAACCATAGCCCCCTCACTTTCAACAGGTTCAACGAGAAACTCGTTGCCTGATCGCTTGGTATCAAGCTGTAAAGGCCCAACTCCATCCGGTTGAACTAGCCGCGGACTTTCACGCTAAATTCGCTTGCACTCTCCCATTTACACGCGGGAATGGCCATGTAAGCAGACTCTTAATGAATTTGAGTCTAATGGAATCCGGATTCCCACCCGCTATCATTAGCAGCGACGAAAAGAACCGGCTCCAGTATTTTACGGCTTTGGAATCTGCAATTGTATGGCGAAATTCTGATCTTCTTATAAGATTGGTTGCTGGTTGTGTGGAAGATAGCCTGAATCTGCAACTAAATATGGTTACATAATGTCATCTGATTTCTTAAATAAACGGGAGGTTCTTTTAATGAATGCAAAGTTGGAGCAAGCAAAACATCTTCTGATCGAGCGCCTATCACCGTCCCTGCTGATTGTCTTCGGCTCTAGCGCAAAAGGAACCGAACGACCGGACAGTGACTTGGATATCGCTTTTCTAAGTAGTGAACAGATCGACGAGTACCAAATTTTTATGATTGCCGAGGAGTTGGCAGCCATCTTGAACAAGGACGTAGATTTAGTGGATCTGGCCCGAGTTTCGACCGTGTTTCAGATGCAGGTTCTAAGTAGTGGGCAGGTTCTCTATGAAACAGATGAACGGCAGCGGATGGATTTTGAAATGAAGACGTACAAGATGTATGCGAAACTGAACGAAGAACGGCAACCGGTTTTAGACCAGATTGACAAGAGCGGGTCCATCTATGAGAAATGACGTCATTTTGAGTAAAATCAATATCATCGAACGGTGTCTTAAACGGATCCATGAGGTATATGAAGGGAATCCAGGGAATCTGATGGACTTCACAAAACAAGATTCCATCGTGCTGAATATCCAACGAGCGTGTGAGGCTTCTATCGATTTGAGTATGCATATCGTTGCTGAAAAGAGGTTGGGTATTCCACAGACCAGCCGGGATGCGTTTGAACTTCTTCAGCAGAATCAGATCATTTCAACGGGAACAACGAAACAGATGAAAGCTATGGTCGGTTTCCGGAATGTGGCTGTGCACAACTACGAGGAGATTAGTATGGTCATCCTGCAGAAAGTTATTGAGCTACATTTAGCTGACCTTCGGAAATTTACAGAGGAGATCCTCTCTTATCAAGAGTAACGCCCTTCCTCTGCTTTGTAAGACCATTATTAAGGGCTATGGAATGACGTCCTTATATCACTGATGCTTACCTGATTTTGTATCAACAGCATTAAATTTATTCAGATAGGAACAAATGCTCGTTAAAATTGTATTTTGCGAACAATTATATCGATATAGTAATAACCGAAAGGAAGTGTTCGATTCATGGCCATGACACCCGAAGAGCTGCAGATCCTACAGCGAATTGAGCTCCAGTTAACCACCATGCCCTTCTATGTGGTCGAGTATGTCCGTTCCAAAAAGCGTGCAGGCCTTTCTGCTAATACGCTATTGCAATACCTTTACCACTACCAGCATTTTTTCAAGTGGCTGCTTCGCGAAGGACTGACCGATGCGGCGAATGCTGCTTCCATCTCCTATTCCACCCTTGAGAAACTGCGGAAACAGGACATCGAGCTCTATATCGAGTACCTCCAGGAAGAATCCATTCATTACGAACAGGAGACGACCAAAAAACGCGGGAAGGATGTCGTTAATCTCTCCGTCCACGCGTTGAAGTCCCTATTCAATTATCTGACGAAAGAAACCGAGAATGAGGACGGCGAGTCCTACTTTTACCGGAACGTCATGAGCAAAATCGTTATGCATACAAAAAAAGAAACGGCGAGCAGACGCGCAGAAAATCGGTTCGGTCATCCTGAATGACCAGGAGATCCATGAGTTCCTGCATTTCGTGGAATTTGAGTACGAAGAATTGCTCGAAAGCGCCATAGCTTGCAGCTGATTTTATTCGGAATGGTGGTAATCTCGTGTTCTTGTGTGACCAGCTGGGTCACAGTAATATTGAAACCACCTCCCTATACACAAATCTATCTAACAAAGACAACGAACAAGTGCTAACCCGTATGGAAGCCAACCGTCTTCGACGAAATAATGTAGATGAAGATCACGGATAGTAAAAGAAAAGGAGTTTTATTTATTTGTGTGACTCCTTCCAATGGTTTTATCTATAATTTACATCACTTACTATATTTCTTGTTCTTTATTAACACTTAAGTAATCAACTCTTGTACCTTTGATACTCACAAAGCTCAATCAATGTTCCATCAGTTGATACAGGATTAATATAAATGAGCTTTCTCCCCCGGGAGTTCACACGTAGTGTGTCCTCCAAAAAGCGTACTCCGTTTTGACGAGCCTCAAGTATTGCTTGATCCAAATCGTCTACTTGATACGCAACATGATGGACTCCTTTTCCTTTTTGCCTTATAAATCGAGCTATAGGTGAATCATTATTCGTCGGTTCCAATAATTCAGTGGTTTGACCATTAGTTTCCACTACAGCCACATGTACTTCAGCGCCAGCTGTGTTGCTAGTGTAACGATCTGTTAATGAACCGTTTAATACATTCAAATAAAAGGGCAGAGCTTCATCAATGCTTCTAACGGCTACTCCAATGTGATCTAAAACAACCTCCAAACTAATTCCTCCTTTAGGGGTTCGCCTGCTTCTGTCAAAACGGCAGAAAGTGAAAGTTTTCTGAAGTCCAAGGCCTAAAAACAGAAAAACCCCAAATGGGGTCACTTTTTTAGTGTGTCCGTCATTCGGGGTTCAGTTCAAGCTACAGGATCCTTTTTTCTTAGTCTATCCGAAAACTGGGGCTCAGTTCAAGCTGCAGGGTCCTTTTTCTTAAGCTGCCCGAAAACCGGGGCTCAGTTCAAACTAGAGAATCCTGTTTTTTATTGTTCCAGCACATTTTATCGGCTCATTCATAGATCAACGGAATTTCCTGACAATTTTAAGAGCCATCCCTGAAAAAGGGATGGCTCTTAAATCAGGCTTTTACCACTGTATGGGGTTCCTGATGCAGCAGAATATTATCCGGGAATGCGCGGAGTTTCCGAATATCGCTGATGACAAAGCCGCTCTGTGGCATAGTCGGCATCCGTCGCATATCATATGCCAAATTTTGCTCCGGCACATGGTAAGTGAGATTATGCGTCATATACCGGAAGAACGCCTGCATGACCATGACGGTCATCCATTCACCGGCACAGCGGTGTCCGATGTAATGATCGCCGCCGCCCTGCGGTACGAATGCAAAAGGGCTACCGCTCCAGTTCGCAAAGCGTTCCGGGATGAATTGGTCCGCATCGATCCAATTATCTGAATGGCGGTTAGTACCGAACAGATCAAGCACAACCATTTGGTCTTTTTTAAATTTATACCCGTTCCAAGTGAAGTTCTTCTTCGCTTTTGCTGCCATTGCAGGGGCGAATGGATAATAGCGACGGATTTCCTGGGAGAACATATGACTGTAATTGTCCTTGTCTTCCCGCAGCTTTGCAATGGTTTCCAGGTGTTCATACATCGCGAGTGCGCCAAATACGATAAAGTAAGCTGTGGCGACAAGCGGCCGGTATGAATTGTTCAATTCAACAGCAGCTGTATGCAAATCCAATAGTTTACCATTGGGTTCCCGATGGTTTGCAACAATGTAAGCCGCCGTGTAGGCTGGCGGATTATACTTGCCTGCACGGATATCCTTTATGATTTTCTCCAGCCATTTCTCGTGGCTCTGCCTTGCGTGTTTTCCGTCCTGGTATCGCTCGAACGATCCACCGAAGGAATCGACCATTTGCGAGAGCTCTTCCGCCCGCTCTTTCGCTTCACTTTCTTTTACAGGCAGTCCGGCCCAGCGCATACCTGCCCGGCCCATGATCTCTTCCATCTCACGGAGCAGAATGACCGCTTCTTTCCCTTCCCACTCAGTCACTTTCTTATCGAACTCTTCAACGGCAATGCGCTTCATGTCTTCCAGGCGTTCCGGTGTCATCATCGACAGAAACATCCGTTTCAACTGACGATGGTCTTCTCCATCTCTTCCATGGATACTCCCCTCACCCAGCAGGCTTTTTTTCAGCGGTTTCGGTGCAGCACCTTCCCGCTTGAAATATTCATTATCGTAGAACAAGGCAGCCGCTTCTTCTCCGGCCATGCAGACTGCCTTCTGACCGAGCAGTCGGGTTTCGAAAATATCGGATTCCAGTTTACGCCGACGGCTGGGGATGAAATGAAAACCTTCCTTGATCAGTGCCAATGTATTATCCAGTCCTTTGGCTTGCGGAATCGGTGTTTTTACACGCATGTATCATATCTCCTTCGCTTCCGGGATTGGTTGTCTGTAGCTGTCTAGACAAATTGAATTGTTGATTTCTTGCTCAGCATATCAATACCTACCTTCCCTAAAGTGATTGCCGACAAACTAAAAACTCGCCTATCTATCATTATCATTGTGAAAGCGTGAATGCATATTGAAAACCAGAGAGTGCGAAATCATCTCAGACTACCTACAGGATGCGCTGAAGCAAAAGAAAATCTTTTTCTTTCCGAACGGCTGAAGATTTACCGAAAAAAGAAGCGGATACTTCTTTTTTTACGTTCCGATGGGGCGTGAAACGGACACATGACAAAAATATGCATATGCAAAGCGGACATTTCGCGTTTTTCTCAGATATCTAGAAAAACAGCTGGTTTTGCCAGCTCTATCACGTCAGTGACAGCAGTTTTTGCTTGTGCTCTTTCTCTCTAAAAGCCGATGCCATCGCGATTTCAATTCAAGCGACAAAAAACAAAAAACCCACGCCCGCTACCAAGCGAGGATGGATGAATAAATTAGATGCTGCGTTCATAAAAAAGTACACATATCTTCATAGATTCGTAAAGAACATAAGTTCTTTTCCCTGTATACTACTCGAAAGCAGAGAAACGGTT
Above is a genomic segment from Planococcus lenghuensis containing:
- a CDS encoding M36 family metallopeptidase, with product MPKKKSLAVVSSALLATQLFAGAAAAADSSHQVRDVFGHTEEVVADTRDTATAILPDTVQIEAAQKLLASSGSGVKINWNSQFGTPSSITKSGGYLTGPSAGSAEEIARAWLEANKELFGLTDSDVRNLKVVRNYEVPGTKLNPVTFQQTVNGIESVYGGRIIVAVNEEGKILSVTGNAAPSGELAGEFTLTATDALNTVVSRLTPELTYTPKPLADEAGWKVFDGLDVFPAEQRVKEAIFYTSGGIRPAYRVLFIEELNKAYEIVIDAESGEQLYKRSLVNFLNPEGLIFENYPGAAAGGTQKVKSFTGDPAASPQGWLLPTSDTGVTTFGNNASTYANWSNFLVPADTLVRPVSPLGQFNYVFLNAWQKSKGEIVPPSYAEDVNSATANLFYHHNLFHDYFYKLGWTEPAGNLQINNFGKGGLGGDPILGLVQAGAATGGDPTYLGRDNAYMLTLPDGITAWSGMFLWEPIAGAFEGAYADGDYDAGIIYHEYSHALSNRLVAGGESLGSHQASSMGEGWGDWFGMHYLVKNGLQDEPVVGAYVTDNAERGIRNWSLADAPINYGNIGYDIVGPEVHADGDIWAAILWHVREELIAAFGKEEAEKALEQLVMDAMPISAPNPSMADMRTAILTADIERYGSKYSEVLWSAFAHRGLGDDAVSLGGDDTDPKPAFNHPNEAFNGQLLGRIVNEQTNKPVEDARIFIGQYEARSTPAVTTSGKGGFALDLAEGTYDITIQAKGYGSRTIEDVIIKAGDKKRWNLKLAPNIASSFNGASIASVSDASASNPVKLAIDDTEASVYASEAKADGFTGAEFTVDLAGDEPLEITHLNISAMKDVAKARFATVKDFEVQASVDGQNWTTILEDSFTAGKPRPATPDLDYQDYGLAQPTQATQLKFIAETAQNDTLGYIQVAELQAFTSDKAKITPLDLPPEKPFTASGTISLGNAGTGIGTLAGADDVSLAVTQNEFVSTQNPEPASQGVDGYVLTLPAQYADGIHNFSVKGTSASGHDLDIFFYDADFQVIGSIATSAADEAGVVPGGTKYIYVGLYSGADTSFEVNVTSPY
- a CDS encoding four-helix bundle copper-binding protein yields the protein MAHEHHQEILDALHQCLVDCNICFNECLNDKEHADHLTDAIRLARDCADTCSFAEQLVTRNSQFHEKFLQFCAEVCDACAKACDHHGAMDHCKACVESCRKCAEVCRKYV
- a CDS encoding adenylyl-sulfate kinase — protein: MTEAKKPFVVSIAAVSGGGKTTITEQLNKKLMNSKALFFDEYDLDGPSDIPTWVSNGSDYEEWDLTPLIEDLRKALAECHDFIVMDFPFAYKHSQARKFIDLAVFVDTPLDIALVRRMTRDHKNSSSKELLIDMEQYISYGRRGYLEMLETIRSNSDLIIDGSLPVADVVNEIIYTLDETGD
- a CDS encoding Fic family protein, which translates into the protein MEWTYHSNAIEGNTLSSLKMKVILEDGLTVGGKRLQEHLEVINHAEAIGFVEKLVQKQVPLNEQVLKEIHYLLLKSIDNENAGTYRSVNVRIKESNHSPLTFNRFNEKLVA
- a CDS encoding Fic family protein, with protein sequence MAWYQAVKAQLHPVELAADFHAKFACTLPFTRGNGHVSRLLMNLSLMESGFPPAIISSDEKNRLQYFTALESAIVWRNSDLLIRLVAGCVEDSLNLQLNMVT
- the mntA gene encoding type VII toxin-antitoxin system MntA family adenylyltransferase antitoxin; translated protein: MNAKLEQAKHLLIERLSPSLLIVFGSSAKGTERPDSDLDIAFLSSEQIDEYQIFMIAEELAAILNKDVDLVDLARVSTVFQMQVLSSGQVLYETDERQRMDFEMKTYKMYAKLNEERQPVLDQIDKSGSIYEK
- the hepT gene encoding type VII toxin-antitoxin system HepT family RNase toxin — encoded protein: MRNDVILSKINIIERCLKRIHEVYEGNPGNLMDFTKQDSIVLNIQRACEASIDLSMHIVAEKRLGIPQTSRDAFELLQQNQIISTGTTKQMKAMVGFRNVAVHNYEEISMVILQKVIELHLADLRKFTEEILSYQE
- a CDS encoding site-specific integrase — protein: MAMTPEELQILQRIELQLTTMPFYVVEYVRSKKRAGLSANTLLQYLYHYQHFFKWLLREGLTDAANAASISYSTLEKLRKQDIELYIEYLQEESIHYEQETTKKRGKDVVNLSVHALKSLFNYLTKETENEDGESYFYRNVMSKIVMHTKKETASRRAENRFGHPE
- a CDS encoding VOC family protein produces the protein MEVVLDHIGVAVRSIDEALPFYLNVLNGSLTDRYTSNTAGAEVHVAVVETNGQTTELLEPTNNDSPIARFIRQKGKGVHHVAYQVDDLDQAILEARQNGVRFLEDTLRVNSRGRKLIYINPVSTDGTLIELCEYQRYKS
- a CDS encoding cytochrome P450, with amino-acid sequence MRVKTPIPQAKGLDNTLALIKEGFHFIPSRRRKLESDIFETRLLGQKAVCMAGEEAAALFYDNEYFKREGAAPKPLKKSLLGEGSIHGRDGEDHRQLKRMFLSMMTPERLEDMKRIAVEEFDKKVTEWEGKEAVILLREMEEIMGRAGMRWAGLPVKESEAKERAEELSQMVDSFGGSFERYQDGKHARQSHEKWLEKIIKDIRAGKYNPPAYTAAYIVANHREPNGKLLDLHTAAVELNNSYRPLVATAYFIVFGALAMYEHLETIAKLREDKDNYSHMFSQEIRRYYPFAPAMAAKAKKNFTWNGYKFKKDQMVVLDLFGTNRHSDNWIDADQFIPERFANWSGSPFAFVPQGGGDHYIGHRCAGEWMTVMVMQAFFRYMTHNLTYHVPEQNLAYDMRRMPTMPQSGFVISDIRKLRAFPDNILLHQEPHTVVKA